From a region of the Lentilactobacillus curieae genome:
- a CDS encoding type II restriction endonuclease, whose product MGMSPVNKFQYFMKTRLTTNRTPSYWVKWENANKHIASYEVSLNTLNYLVGKENIAEEARKLFLEQPNLIKTIPLLIASRDMTLDVLIVDADNEMSHSLIDFLNPDISKIDLYLNFMKDSGLLNFLEKELNESLVDYVLGVQVGLDSNGRKNRSGQQNERILATLLERVVSGDESLHYLLQPTQVQMFNQWGILVPEVTPSKNKGGRRYDGAIYNDLTETVTIIETNFYGSGGSKLKAVAGEFSDLYSVNFKNAKNVNFVWISDGPGWDTAKNPMEEAFAIIPNIINVTMAKNGYLSELVEK is encoded by the coding sequence ATGGGGATGTCTCCAGTAAACAAGTTTCAGTACTTTATGAAGACAAGATTGACCACAAATAGAACGCCTTCGTATTGGGTTAAGTGGGAAAATGCTAATAAGCATATTGCATCATACGAAGTATCATTAAATACACTGAATTACTTAGTTGGTAAAGAAAATATAGCGGAAGAGGCTAGAAAACTCTTTTTAGAGCAACCTAACTTAATAAAAACCATTCCATTGTTAATAGCTAGTCGAGATATGACCTTAGATGTTTTAATTGTTGATGCTGATAATGAGATGTCTCATTCACTTATAGATTTTTTGAATCCCGACATTAGTAAAATTGATTTATATCTAAACTTTATGAAAGATTCAGGTTTATTAAACTTCTTAGAAAAAGAACTTAATGAATCACTTGTAGATTATGTTTTGGGTGTACAAGTAGGCCTAGATAGTAACGGCAGAAAAAATCGTAGTGGACAGCAGAACGAAAGAATCCTTGCGACATTACTTGAGAGGGTAGTTAGTGGAGATGAAAGTTTACATTATCTATTGCAACCTACACAAGTACAAATGTTTAATCAATGGGGCATCCTTGTACCAGAGGTTACTCCATCAAAAAATAAGGGTGGTCGTCGATATGATGGAGCAATATATAATGATTTAACTGAGACAGTGACAATCATTGAAACTAACTTTTATGGTTCTGGTGGTTCTAAACTAAAAGCTGTGGCTGGTGAATTTAGTGATCTTTACAGCGTTAACTTTAAGAATGCAAAAAACGTAAACTTTGTTTGGATTAGTGACGGCCCTGGGTGGGATACTGCAAAAAATCCTATGGAAGAAGCTTTTGCAATCATTCCAAATATTATCAATGTCACTATGGCAAAAAATGGGTATCTTAGTGAGTTGGTAGAAAAATAA
- a CDS encoding DNA-methyltransferase translates to MKEFYKDQNVKYILGDSFDYLKKLPDKSIDLIVTDPPYFLSNGGFSNSGGKKVSVNKGSWDDPNLVDSEQFYSSFLEESFRVLKDNGTLWIFGTMHNIYTIGYLLPKLGFKILNNVTWQKSNPAPNLSRRMFTHSTETILWAKKQGGKQLFNYDEMRAINGGKQMKDVWTTSTISKLEKRFGKHPTQKPLSLMLRILKASANTNMIILDPFVGSGTTAVAGKMLGMKVIGVDESESYLSIAKNRVIDIENERVGKIL, encoded by the coding sequence ATGAAAGAATTTTATAAAGACCAAAATGTTAAATACATATTGGGAGATAGTTTTGATTATTTGAAAAAATTACCAGATAAATCTATAGACTTGATAGTAACTGATCCACCTTATTTTTTAAGTAATGGTGGCTTTTCAAATAGTGGGGGTAAAAAAGTTAGTGTCAATAAGGGATCGTGGGATGATCCAAACCTGGTTGATTCCGAACAATTTTATTCGAGTTTTCTTGAAGAATCATTTAGAGTTTTAAAGGATAATGGTACTCTGTGGATTTTTGGAACAATGCACAATATATACACAATAGGCTACCTGTTACCTAAGCTAGGATTTAAAATTTTAAATAATGTTACCTGGCAAAAGTCTAATCCAGCACCAAATTTGAGTCGTAGAATGTTTACGCACTCAACGGAAACCATTCTTTGGGCAAAAAAGCAAGGCGGCAAACAGCTGTTTAACTACGATGAAATGAGAGCTATCAATGGGGGCAAACAAATGAAGGATGTTTGGACGACGTCTACAATTAGTAAGTTGGAAAAGAGATTTGGAAAGCACCCAACTCAAAAGCCATTGTCGTTAATGCTGAGGATATTAAAGGCTAGTGCAAACACAAATATGATTATTTTAGATCCCTTTGTCGGCTCTGGAACAACAGCAGTTGCTGGAAAAATGCTTGGAATGAAGGTAATAGGAGTAGATGAATCAGAAAGTTATTTATCAATAGCTAAAAATAGAGTTATTGATATTGAAAACGAAAGGGTTGGAAAGATATTATAG
- a CDS encoding nucleoside hydrolase → MQTIYFNHDGNVDDLVSLLLILQFPNTKIIGVSAVGADSYVEPSVSASRKIIDLFGHQDDLEVAMSNSRAVNQFPKDWRLSTFSFDDFPILNESGQVKTPQAKQPAHLDMLEKIKASEEKVTLVMTGPLTDLARAIEIDPTVTDNIDELFWMGGSMTTDGNVSEPGHDGSAEWNAFWDPEAVKTVWDSNLKITVVSLDSTNQVPLTPELRKRWARKRQYPAIDLIGMGYSLVHSFEADSTYYLWDVLTTLVSKYPELVESKQIKSDVVVDGPSAGKTYITESGREVTFVTSVHADEFFDKMDELAKSATK, encoded by the coding sequence TTGCAAACCATCTACTTTAACCACGACGGTAACGTCGACGACCTTGTTTCATTGCTGCTAATTCTCCAATTCCCTAACACTAAGATTATTGGTGTTAGTGCGGTTGGTGCAGACTCTTACGTTGAGCCATCTGTTTCCGCATCTCGCAAAATCATTGATCTATTTGGTCATCAAGATGATTTAGAAGTCGCAATGTCAAACTCCCGCGCAGTTAACCAATTTCCAAAAGACTGGCGCTTAAGCACATTCTCTTTTGATGATTTTCCAATTCTTAACGAATCTGGCCAAGTCAAAACACCGCAGGCTAAGCAACCCGCACATTTGGATATGCTTGAAAAAATCAAAGCTAGTGAAGAGAAGGTCACTCTTGTAATGACTGGTCCGCTAACTGATTTAGCTAGAGCAATCGAAATCGATCCAACGGTCACTGATAACATTGATGAACTTTTCTGGATGGGTGGTTCAATGACCACTGACGGAAACGTTTCGGAACCTGGCCATGACGGCTCCGCTGAATGGAACGCATTCTGGGATCCAGAGGCAGTTAAAACCGTCTGGGACTCCAACTTAAAAATCACGGTTGTTAGTTTAGATAGTACCAACCAAGTACCGTTGACTCCTGAACTTAGAAAACGCTGGGCAAGGAAACGCCAATACCCCGCAATTGATTTGATTGGAATGGGCTACTCACTAGTTCACTCATTTGAAGCAGATTCCACTTACTACCTTTGGGACGTGTTGACCACGTTGGTAAGCAAGTACCCTGAATTGGTTGAATCAAAACAAATCAAGTCAGACGTGGTCGTTGACGGACCATCTGCTGGAAAAACCTACATCACCGAATCCGGTCGTGAAGTTACCTTCGTGACGAGTGTTCATGCGGATGAGTTCTTTGATAAGATGGATGAGTTGGCGAAGAGTGCGACAAAGTAA
- a CDS encoding DEAD/DEAH box helicase family protein, with translation MKIQFDTLDFQTDAVNSAVRVFEGQTIKESNFTITNSDPQGTLFASDGIGVGNRIIINEEQMLKNVNKVQILNGIVPSDNLFGNNKNFPQFNIEMETGTGKTFVYLKTILEMNKKYGFTKFVIVVPSVAIREGVLKTFQITKEFFKNQYNGVAYDLFMFDSSKLDRVRSFASATTIDIMVTTIQAFNKDTNVMNRENDQLAGARPIDLIAETRPIVIIDEPQSVDNTVLAKGALTSLNPSAGFRYSATHRDGSYPKVYQLGAVEAYDKQLVKQIEVASISMDEDGNRAHMKLIDVKTGKNGITARIEVYKKTSKDADKKILSFKAGDDMFTKTKLQAYEEVGFIQDIDATPGLESVYFSGTPDKITLESATLEDEVVKRNQISKTIEEHLNKELQFKQSGQRIKVLSLFFLDKVENYRVYDDNGNATPGRYARIFEEQYNKLIRLPKYKVLNDVNVPASEVHDGYFSVDKKGKLKNTKGDSQADESTYEMIMKNKEGLLTFYDEEKHHTDKANKIRFIFSHSALKEGWDNPNVFQIATLIETKDTITKRQKIGRGLRIAVNEEGQRVPGFQVNTLTVMANESYKEFAEGLQKEYEEEGVVFGVFDKDSFTTIIESYDNVTEDLQIFGKKKSEQLFNFFKDEDYISSSGHATDKMKEAIADQELEIPEEFSELGSKILDVVKSKVKSLDIKDARDKVEVKVVKEALTEDFLELWNKIKYKTTYKINFDSNKLIDFAINGNESLEGINSIQTRRGTYLYNKGMVQMSDAGVKAKETSESNVKAETPGAYKLPDIITFLQNETNLTRKTLVSILKSVNNLDSFINNPLAYMNQAAKIINAIKNQLIVDGIEYTRTDDEYEQTLFTTETLSAYLGDNGNSVKVDETKHKTVYDYIVTDSAIEKEFAKKAEMDDYVKFYIKLPDWFKIRTPLGPYNPDWALLYEEDNEQHLYFIVETKGNVSDEQLRPHEREKIISGEKHFKAVDTDIKFKRVKDEAEIRE, from the coding sequence TTGAAAATACAATTTGATACTCTTGATTTTCAAACCGATGCTGTGAATAGTGCAGTACGTGTGTTTGAAGGCCAGACAATAAAAGAATCTAATTTTACTATCACAAACAGCGACCCTCAAGGAACGTTGTTTGCGAGTGATGGTATCGGGGTTGGAAATCGTATAATTATTAACGAAGAGCAAATGTTAAAAAATGTTAACAAAGTACAAATTTTGAACGGTATTGTTCCAAGTGATAATTTATTTGGAAACAATAAAAACTTTCCCCAATTCAATATTGAGATGGAGACGGGAACAGGCAAAACATTTGTATATTTGAAGACTATTCTTGAAATGAATAAAAAATATGGGTTTACGAAATTTGTTATTGTTGTACCAAGTGTTGCAATTAGGGAAGGTGTCCTTAAGACCTTCCAAATTACAAAAGAATTCTTTAAGAATCAGTACAATGGTGTAGCTTACGACTTATTTATGTTTGATAGTAGCAAACTTGACCGTGTTAGGTCATTTGCATCAGCAACTACAATCGACATAATGGTTACAACGATTCAGGCGTTTAATAAGGATACGAACGTTATGAATCGCGAAAATGATCAACTCGCGGGAGCACGTCCAATTGATTTAATTGCGGAAACTCGGCCGATTGTCATTATTGATGAGCCACAGTCAGTAGATAATACTGTCTTGGCAAAAGGTGCACTTACTAGTTTAAATCCATCGGCGGGATTTCGTTATTCAGCTACTCATCGTGATGGTTCTTACCCAAAAGTTTATCAACTCGGTGCAGTTGAAGCTTATGATAAGCAGTTAGTTAAGCAAATTGAAGTAGCTAGTATTTCAATGGACGAAGATGGCAATCGTGCTCATATGAAGCTGATTGATGTTAAGACGGGTAAAAACGGAATAACAGCTAGAATTGAGGTATATAAAAAAACGAGTAAGGATGCTGATAAGAAAATTTTGAGTTTCAAAGCAGGGGATGACATGTTCACTAAGACCAAGCTTCAAGCATATGAAGAGGTTGGATTCATCCAAGATATTGATGCTACACCGGGATTGGAGTCAGTATATTTTTCTGGCACGCCGGACAAAATAACACTGGAATCTGCCACTTTGGAAGATGAAGTGGTGAAACGTAATCAAATTTCAAAAACGATTGAAGAACATTTGAATAAAGAATTACAGTTTAAACAATCTGGCCAACGTATTAAGGTTCTGAGTCTATTTTTCTTGGATAAGGTTGAAAACTATCGTGTATATGATGATAACGGAAATGCGACTCCTGGTAGATATGCACGAATATTTGAGGAACAATATAATAAGTTAATTCGGTTGCCGAAGTATAAAGTATTAAATGATGTTAACGTTCCAGCTTCTGAAGTTCATGATGGTTACTTTTCTGTTGATAAAAAAGGGAAGCTAAAAAATACTAAGGGCGATTCTCAAGCGGATGAATCAACCTATGAAATGATAATGAAGAATAAAGAAGGACTGTTAACTTTCTATGATGAAGAGAAGCATCATACGGATAAGGCCAATAAAATCAGGTTTATTTTCTCTCATTCAGCACTAAAAGAAGGATGGGATAATCCAAATGTATTTCAGATTGCAACTTTGATTGAGACTAAGGATACGATTACAAAACGGCAGAAGATTGGTCGTGGATTACGTATTGCAGTTAATGAAGAAGGCCAGCGGGTTCCAGGATTTCAAGTGAATACCTTAACTGTTATGGCTAATGAGAGCTATAAAGAATTTGCTGAAGGACTTCAGAAGGAATACGAAGAAGAGGGAGTTGTCTTTGGAGTATTTGATAAGGATAGCTTTACTACCATTATTGAATCTTATGACAACGTAACTGAAGATTTGCAAATCTTTGGAAAGAAAAAATCAGAGCAACTTTTCAATTTCTTTAAAGATGAGGATTATATAAGTTCATCCGGTCATGCAACGGATAAAATGAAGGAAGCGATTGCCGACCAGGAGTTAGAAATTCCCGAAGAGTTTTCAGAACTTGGTTCAAAAATATTGGATGTTGTTAAGTCTAAGGTCAAGAGTCTTGATATTAAAGATGCTAGGGATAAGGTTGAAGTCAAAGTTGTAAAAGAAGCATTAACGGAGGACTTCTTAGAGCTATGGAATAAGATCAAATACAAGACGACATATAAAATTAACTTTGATTCAAATAAGCTAATAGATTTTGCCATTAATGGAAACGAGTCGCTAGAAGGAATAAACTCTATTCAAACCCGCCGAGGAACCTACCTTTATAATAAGGGTATGGTTCAAATGAGTGATGCTGGTGTGAAAGCAAAGGAGACTAGCGAAAGTAATGTAAAAGCGGAGACTCCTGGTGCATATAAGTTGCCAGATATTATAACATTTTTACAGAATGAAACTAATTTAACGCGAAAAACCCTTGTTTCGATATTAAAATCTGTAAATAATTTGGATAGCTTTATTAACAACCCATTAGCCTATATGAACCAAGCAGCTAAAATTATAAATGCTATTAAAAATCAGCTAATTGTTGATGGTATTGAATATACCCGTACGGATGATGAATATGAGCAAACATTATTCACAACTGAAACGCTCAGTGCATATTTAGGAGACAATGGTAATTCTGTAAAAGTTGATGAGACTAAGCACAAAACTGTGTATGACTACATTGTGACCGACTCGGCGATTGAAAAAGAATTTGCTAAAAAAGCCGAGATGGATGACTATGTGAAGTTTTACATAAAACTGCCAGATTGGTTTAAGATTCGCACACCACTTGGGCCATACAATCCAGATTGGGCATTACTTTATGAAGAAGATAATGAACAACATCTTTACTTTATTGTTGAAACAAAAGGTAATGTTAGTGACGAGCAGTTAAGGCCACATGAACGAGAAAAAATCATTTCCGGTGAAAAACATTTCAAAGCTGTTGACACAGATATTAAGTTTAAACGAGTTAAAGACGAAGCTGAAATTCGCGAATAA
- a CDS encoding DUF4391 domain-containing protein, with translation MIHLETKDVIKWWGFPNSTIINRNLPKTQIYPHMKEATDKHFLQDSVQNIYVLATLRKDNTNIDVYEDDKELYQEIQFLYVKTKGKGDSTKIYKMLSLLIPYPLVILTDEPDSFTIYTGRFEKKSTGYLNLANIYPSPVYQDEELQMVLHRISFINLPNQNMKVLYDGIRDEIATFMAKVQYGETVGHIDSEKKDKLDDLKKQMEDLRSNIKKEPQLNRKIDMQMKLKKLKDEFSSEINH, from the coding sequence GTGATACATTTGGAAACAAAAGACGTTATAAAATGGTGGGGTTTTCCAAACAGTACGATTATTAATCGTAATTTGCCAAAAACTCAAATCTATCCACATATGAAAGAAGCGACTGACAAGCATTTTTTACAAGATTCTGTGCAAAATATATATGTTTTAGCTACTTTGAGAAAAGATAATACAAACATAGATGTATATGAAGATGATAAGGAACTTTATCAAGAAATCCAATTCCTTTATGTGAAAACTAAAGGAAAAGGTGACTCAACTAAAATATATAAAATGTTGTCGTTATTGATTCCGTATCCATTAGTAATTCTCACTGATGAACCGGACAGTTTTACTATTTATACTGGCCGATTTGAAAAAAAATCAACCGGTTACTTGAACTTAGCAAATATTTATCCGTCACCTGTCTATCAAGATGAAGAATTACAAATGGTTTTACATCGGATATCATTTATCAATCTGCCAAATCAAAACATGAAAGTACTTTATGATGGAATACGTGATGAAATTGCTACATTTATGGCTAAAGTACAATATGGTGAAACTGTAGGGCATATCGATAGTGAAAAGAAAGATAAACTTGATGATTTGAAAAAGCAGATGGAAGATTTGCGTAGCAATATAAAAAAAGAACCTCAGCTGAATCGTAAAATTGACATGCAAATGAAGTTGAAGAAATTGAAGGATGAGTTTTCAAGTGAAATTAATCATTAG
- a CDS encoding helicase-related protein produces MPKLVNNKGDNTLKNLISDKVNTHSKISIQTAAFSIFAFHALQKEIKQSKELRLILTKSFFEKEETSFLKRYEIAQDSDGVYGNKYEIKLRNKMNTAFIARETAQLIEDKVNVKQLSPDQSALDQLLILNDKDIKDSLAIPGMFKFTSDGLGITESNNLSSMTAIGGSDADVDADYFEGLKADFDRIWNDSDKSKEVTNKVLDKVRTIYQENTPEWLYFVSLYHIFHDKLEELDEQDVAPDGSGFKESVIWNKLYQFQKDGVMGLIRKLEKYNGVILADSVGLGKTFSALAVIKYYELQRKRVLVLAPKRLRDNWTLYTRPDVRNVLVDDYFNYTVLNHTDLSRYKGESDGIKLDSFLWSDFDLVVIDESHNFRNNDTSVNRETKTRYQRLMEDIIKKGRRTKVLMLSATPINNQMNDLKNQIGFITEGKTDALAEYGIEDIDTTLRSAQRAFNQWMELDENERTTQNFLDTVNPDYFKLLDMVTIARSRKHIEKYYDTASLGSFPERLKPKTVKPDIDASGEFPNLKNVYESIGRLNMAMYKPLKYVLPVKRRYYEDLYDTKVKDGKSAFRQTDREQELGNLIRANLFKRLESSIFSFGLTIDRMVNGIEEILDNIKASQSNDVEMPSITDFDDEDLENAFDEQSVGTKTKILIGDMDLLQWPQALKEDLLELKQLQNITHKVTPEKDAKLIDLEKIIKDKYEHPINRNNKKIIVFTAFADTANYLYENLANKVKDNFGFNSALITGGSTPNKTTMRGVNANEMSDILTNFSPISKGRAQINPNATEEIELLIATDTISEGQNLQDADYLINYDIHWNPVRVIQRFGRIDRIGSKNKRIQLVNFWPNVDLDTYLNLEQRAKGRMVMLDTAATGEDDLLNIKPNKEMNDLKYRKKQLQQLQTQVVDLEDVHGAISITDMTFNDFKADLQNALKDHEKLLNEAPLGMYAITDTSGFSEAEPGVILTLKQQTDEFGKDNSILPYIVVYMRMDGTTKVNYMYAKQALDFFKKLTVGKSTVNQPLVDKFYAETSGGRDMSVYSEILSKAIEAIKGKQDEVGMGSLFSPGGTNLQTELLNNLDDVELISFLIIK; encoded by the coding sequence GTGCCAAAGCTGGTAAATAACAAAGGTGATAACACCTTAAAAAACTTAATAAGCGACAAGGTTAATACTCATTCGAAAATAAGTATACAGACAGCTGCATTTTCTATTTTTGCTTTTCACGCGCTACAAAAGGAAATTAAGCAGTCAAAAGAATTAAGACTTATTTTAACGAAAAGTTTTTTTGAAAAAGAAGAGACGAGTTTTTTAAAAAGGTATGAAATAGCACAGGACAGTGACGGTGTATATGGAAATAAGTATGAAATCAAGTTGAGAAATAAGATGAACACAGCTTTTATTGCTCGTGAGACAGCTCAGCTTATAGAAGATAAAGTAAATGTTAAACAGTTAAGCCCAGATCAAAGTGCACTCGATCAGTTATTGATTCTTAATGACAAAGACATCAAAGATAGTCTAGCAATACCAGGAATGTTCAAGTTTACTTCGGATGGGTTAGGAATTACTGAGTCTAATAATTTATCTTCGATGACGGCAATTGGTGGTTCAGATGCTGACGTTGACGCCGATTATTTTGAAGGGCTTAAAGCGGATTTTGATAGGATTTGGAATGATTCTGACAAGTCTAAAGAAGTGACTAACAAAGTTCTTGATAAAGTAAGAACTATTTATCAGGAAAACACACCCGAATGGCTTTACTTTGTGTCTCTATATCATATTTTTCATGACAAGCTAGAAGAACTTGATGAACAGGATGTCGCTCCCGATGGTTCTGGATTTAAGGAATCTGTCATCTGGAATAAGCTTTATCAATTTCAAAAAGATGGTGTAATGGGTCTTATTCGTAAACTTGAAAAATATAATGGAGTAATACTTGCTGATTCTGTTGGTTTAGGAAAAACATTTTCTGCATTGGCAGTTATAAAGTATTATGAACTGCAACGTAAACGCGTCTTAGTTCTTGCTCCAAAACGTTTGAGAGATAATTGGACACTCTATACTAGACCAGATGTGCGTAATGTATTAGTAGATGATTACTTTAATTACACAGTTTTGAATCATACAGATCTTAGTAGATATAAAGGTGAAAGTGATGGAATTAAACTGGATTCGTTTTTATGGTCAGATTTTGATTTAGTGGTAATAGATGAATCTCATAATTTTCGTAATAATGATACTAGTGTAAATCGAGAAACAAAAACTCGGTATCAACGCTTAATGGAAGACATTATAAAAAAAGGTCGTAGGACTAAGGTGCTTATGCTTTCAGCTACGCCAATTAATAACCAAATGAATGATTTGAAAAATCAAATTGGTTTTATTACCGAAGGAAAAACTGATGCACTAGCTGAATATGGAATCGAAGATATTGACACTACATTGAGATCTGCCCAACGTGCTTTTAATCAGTGGATGGAACTTGATGAAAATGAACGAACAACCCAAAATTTTCTTGATACAGTTAACCCTGATTACTTTAAGCTATTGGATATGGTGACGATTGCACGTAGTCGTAAGCATATTGAAAAGTATTATGATACTGCTTCACTTGGTAGCTTTCCAGAGAGGTTAAAACCAAAAACTGTTAAGCCTGATATCGATGCATCGGGAGAGTTTCCTAATTTAAAAAATGTGTATGAATCCATTGGACGCTTAAACATGGCAATGTATAAGCCACTTAAGTATGTTCTACCCGTGAAACGTAGGTATTACGAAGACCTATATGATACCAAGGTGAAAGATGGAAAATCCGCATTTAGGCAAACAGACCGTGAGCAAGAACTGGGTAACTTGATTCGGGCTAATTTATTCAAGCGACTTGAAAGTTCAATCTTTTCATTTGGATTAACCATAGACCGAATGGTTAACGGTATTGAAGAAATCCTAGACAATATCAAAGCCAGTCAGTCTAATGATGTTGAAATGCCAAGTATTACGGACTTTGATGATGAAGATCTGGAAAATGCGTTTGATGAACAATCAGTTGGTACGAAGACAAAAATATTAATTGGTGATATGGATCTATTGCAGTGGCCACAAGCACTTAAAGAAGATTTGCTTGAATTGAAACAACTTCAAAATATTACACATAAGGTAACCCCTGAAAAAGATGCTAAGCTCATAGACTTAGAAAAAATTATTAAGGATAAGTATGAGCATCCAATTAACCGAAACAACAAAAAGATTATTGTATTTACTGCGTTTGCTGATACTGCAAATTATCTATATGAAAATTTAGCAAATAAAGTTAAAGACAATTTTGGATTTAATTCGGCATTAATTACAGGTGGTTCAACACCGAACAAGACAACCATGCGTGGAGTTAACGCAAATGAGATGAGTGATATCTTAACGAACTTTTCACCAATATCAAAAGGTCGCGCTCAAATTAACCCAAATGCCACTGAAGAAATTGAATTGCTTATTGCGACAGATACAATATCGGAAGGGCAAAACTTACAAGACGCAGATTATCTGATCAATTATGATATTCATTGGAATCCTGTGCGTGTAATTCAGCGTTTTGGTCGTATTGACCGTATTGGCTCAAAAAACAAACGAATTCAGTTAGTTAATTTTTGGCCAAACGTGGACTTAGATACTTATCTTAATCTGGAACAACGAGCCAAGGGAAGAATGGTGATGTTGGATACTGCAGCGACGGGTGAAGATGATTTACTTAATATTAAGCCCAATAAAGAAATGAATGATTTGAAATACCGTAAGAAACAGTTGCAGCAGTTGCAAACTCAAGTAGTTGATTTGGAAGATGTTCATGGGGCAATTTCAATCACAGATATGACCTTTAATGATTTTAAGGCTGATTTACAAAATGCACTAAAAGATCACGAAAAACTGTTGAATGAGGCTCCACTAGGAATGTATGCAATCACTGATACAAGTGGATTTTCTGAAGCTGAACCAGGTGTTATTTTAACTTTAAAACAGCAAACTGATGAATTTGGCAAAGATAATAGTATCTTGCCATATATTGTGGTTTACATGAGGATGGATGGAACTACAAAAGTTAATTATATGTATGCCAAGCAGGCATTGGACTTTTTTAAGAAGTTAACAGTCGGCAAAAGCACTGTTAATCAGCCATTAGTGGATAAATTCTATGCGGAAACAAGCGGTGGAAGAGATATGTCTGTTTACTCAGAAATATTAAGTAAAGCTATTGAAGCAATTAAAGGTAAACAAGACGAAGTAGGCATGGGATCGTTATTCTCTCCAGGAGGCACAAATTTGCAGACAGAATTATTGAATAACTTAGATGATGTAGAATTAATATCATTTTTAATAATTAAGTAG
- a CDS encoding ABC-2 transporter permease, producing MSSLFVRDGIAIKKLAMAFIISFLAMLDPMLFGATGLYITMAIIGVNMEFITLFLISSDQENNGLKFLFTTPITRKQYVTEKFSILLALMIDSFVLTIIAMYIFHNLLNWSVEEQSLINQIALVCMAITVVGFALIPLQIKFGPTKTQMFVSGIGAAVVLILGLASWIFTKTDFGQNAWDKLMELYIDDGFTPFMIAAGLVTIVILALTYWASLRSVERLEF from the coding sequence ATGAGTAGTTTATTCGTACGTGATGGAATTGCCATCAAAAAGTTGGCAATGGCATTTATAATTTCTTTCCTGGCAATGTTGGATCCAATGTTGTTTGGGGCAACGGGACTGTATATTACAATGGCAATTATTGGCGTAAACATGGAGTTCATAACCCTGTTTTTAATTTCTAGTGATCAAGAAAATAATGGTCTGAAATTTCTTTTCACTACGCCGATAACGCGAAAACAGTACGTGACGGAAAAGTTCAGCATATTGTTGGCGTTAATGATTGATTCATTTGTGCTGACCATCATTGCGATGTATATTTTCCACAATCTGCTAAATTGGTCGGTGGAGGAGCAGTCATTAATCAATCAGATTGCCTTAGTTTGCATGGCAATTACCGTTGTGGGCTTTGCACTGATTCCGCTCCAGATTAAGTTTGGTCCAACCAAAACCCAGATGTTCGTGTCCGGAATTGGCGCTGCAGTTGTTTTGATTCTGGGATTAGCATCCTGGATCTTTACCAAGACAGATTTTGGGCAAAACGCCTGGGATAAATTGATGGAACTATATATAGATGACGGTTTCACACCTTTCATGATTGCAGCAGGGTTAGTGACCATTGTGATTTTGGCACTAACGTACTGGGCAAGTTTGAGGAGTGTGGAGAGGTTGGAGTTTTAG